A genomic region of Drosophila kikkawai strain 14028-0561.14 chromosome X, DkikHiC1v2, whole genome shotgun sequence contains the following coding sequences:
- the Gbeta5 gene encoding guanine nucleotide-binding protein subunit beta-5, translating into MSESAVPVSNANANATEKMASLVREAENLKTKLEEERQKLNDVNLSNIAERLEQIAYVNIKPRKVLKGHQAKVLCTDWSPDKRHIISSSQDGRLIIWDAFTTNKEHAVTMPTTWIMACAYAPSGNFVACGGLDNKVTVYPITSDEEMAAKKRTVGTHTSYMSCCIYPNSDQQILTGSGDSTCALWDVESGQLLQSFHGHSGDVMAIDLAPNETGNTFVSGSCDRMAFIWDMRSGHVVQSFEGHQSDVNSVKFHPCGDAIATGSDDSSCRLYDMRADREVAVFAKESIIFGVNSVDFSVSGRLLFAGYNDYTVNLWDTLKSERVCLLYGHENKVSCVQVSPDGTALSTGSWDYTIRVWA; encoded by the coding sequence ATGTCCGAGAGCGCCGTGCCAGTGAGCAATGCGAACGCGAACGCCACCGAGAAGATGGCCAGCTTGGTGCGGGAGGCGGAGAACCTAAAGACCAAACTGGAGGAGGAGCGCCAGAAGCTAAACGATGTCAACCTGTCGAATATCGCCGAGCGTCTGGAACAGATCGCCTACGTGAACATTAAGCCGCGCAAGGTGCTCAAGGGCCACCAGGCGAAGGTCCTGTGTACCGACTGGAGTCCCGACAAGCGCCACATCATTTCGTCCTCGCAGGACGGCCGCCTAATCATCTGGGATGCGTTCACAACGAACAAGGAGCACGCTGTTACCATGCCCACGACCTGGATCATGGCCTGCGCCTATGCGCCATCGGGCAACTTTGTGGCCTGCGGCGGGCTGGACAACAAGGTGACCGTCTATCCGATTACCTCTGATGAGGAGATGGCCGCCAAGAAGCGTACCGTGGGCACCCACACCAGCTACATGTCGTGCTGCATCTACCCAAATTCGGATCAACAGATCCTTACGGGCAGCGGTGATTCCACATGCGCCCTGTGGGACGTGGAGTCGGGCCAGTTGCTGCAGAGCTTTCACGGTCACTCCGGCGATGTGATGGCCATCGATCTGGCTCCCAATGAGACGGGCAACACCTTCGTCTCCGGCAGCTGTGACCGCATGGCCTTCATTTGGGACATGCGTTCGGGTCATGTGGTGCAATCCTTTGAGGGCCATCAGTCGGATGTGAATAGCGTCAAGTTCCATCCATGCGGCGATGCCATTGCCACCGGTTCGGACGACAGCAGCTGCCGGCTGTACGACATGCGGGCAGATCGGGAGGTTGCTGTATTTGCCAAGGAGAGCATCATCTTTGGCGTCAACTCGGTGGACTTTTCGGTTAGCGGACGTCTGCTGTTTGCCGGCTACAACGACTACACTGTCAACCTGTGGGACACACTCAAGTCGGAGCGTGTCTGCCTGCTGTACGGGCATGAGAATAAGGTGTCCTGCGTGCAGGTCTCGCCCGATGGCACTGCCCTGTCCACCGGCAGCTGGGATTATACCATTCGCGTGTGGGCCTAA